In Phyllostomus discolor isolate MPI-MPIP mPhyDis1 chromosome 3, mPhyDis1.pri.v3, whole genome shotgun sequence, a single genomic region encodes these proteins:
- the ARHGDIG gene encoding rho GDP-dissociation inhibitor 3 isoform X2: MSAAAVKGPLGPEAGTTGCRRVLLTDKEGGQLPPDEVLDEAVPGYRAPGTKSLLEIQQLDPDDESLAKYKRVLLGSLPLAVDPSLPNVQVTRLTLMSEQAPGPMTMDLTGELAALKNQVFVLKEGVDYKVKITFKVNKEIVSGLKCLHHTYRRGLRVDKAVYMVGSYGPSTQEYEFVTPVEEAPRGALVRGAYVVTSFFTDDDRADHLSWEWGLRICQDWKS; the protein is encoded by the exons ATGTCCGCGGCGGCTGTGAAAGGTCCACTTGGGCCGGAGGCGGGGACGACTGGGTGCCGGCGCG TCCTTCTGACAGACAAAGAAGGGGGGCAGCTGCCACCAGATGAGGTGCTGGACGAGGCTGTGCCAGGGTACCGGGCCCCGGGGACGAAGAGCCTCCTAGAGATCCAGCAGCTGGACCCAGATGATGAGAGCCTGGCCAAGTACAAGCGGGTGCTTCTGGGGTCCCTGCCGCTAGCTGTGG ACCCAAGCCTGCCCAACGTACAGGTGACCAGGCTGACGCTGATGTCTGAGCAGGCTCCGGGGCCCATGACCATGGACCTCACAG GGGAGCTGGCTGCACTGAAGAACCAGGTGTTCGTCCTGAAGGAGGGCGTTGATTACAAAGTGAAGATTACTTTTAAG GTCAATAAGGAAATCGTCAGTGGCCTCAAGTGTCTGCATCACACCTACCGCAGGGGCCTGCGAG tggACAAGGCCGTGTACATGGTGGGCAGTTACGGCCCAAGCACCCAGGAGTACGAGTTTGTAACTCCAGTGGAAGAGGCGCCTCGGGGCGCACTGGTGAGGGGCGCCTATGTGGTCACATCCTTCTTCACTGACGACGACAGGGCAGACCACCTTTCCTGGGAGTGGGGCCTCCGCATCTGCCAGGACTGGAAGAGCTGA
- the ARHGDIG gene encoding rho GDP-dissociation inhibitor 3 isoform X3, which produces MPRNPGDGRTPTWHPPCSVLLTDKEGGQLPPDEVLDEAVPGYRAPGTKSLLEIQQLDPDDESLAKYKRVLLGSLPLAVDPSLPNVQVTRLTLMSEQAPGPMTMDLTGELAALKNQVFVLKEGVDYKVKITFKVNKEIVSGLKCLHHTYRRGLRVDKAVYMVGSYGPSTQEYEFVTPVEEAPRGALVRGAYVVTSFFTDDDRADHLSWEWGLRICQDWKS; this is translated from the exons TCCTTCTGACAGACAAAGAAGGGGGGCAGCTGCCACCAGATGAGGTGCTGGACGAGGCTGTGCCAGGGTACCGGGCCCCGGGGACGAAGAGCCTCCTAGAGATCCAGCAGCTGGACCCAGATGATGAGAGCCTGGCCAAGTACAAGCGGGTGCTTCTGGGGTCCCTGCCGCTAGCTGTGG ACCCAAGCCTGCCCAACGTACAGGTGACCAGGCTGACGCTGATGTCTGAGCAGGCTCCGGGGCCCATGACCATGGACCTCACAG GGGAGCTGGCTGCACTGAAGAACCAGGTGTTCGTCCTGAAGGAGGGCGTTGATTACAAAGTGAAGATTACTTTTAAG GTCAATAAGGAAATCGTCAGTGGCCTCAAGTGTCTGCATCACACCTACCGCAGGGGCCTGCGAG tggACAAGGCCGTGTACATGGTGGGCAGTTACGGCCCAAGCACCCAGGAGTACGAGTTTGTAACTCCAGTGGAAGAGGCGCCTCGGGGCGCACTGGTGAGGGGCGCCTATGTGGTCACATCCTTCTTCACTGACGACGACAGGGCAGACCACCTTTCCTGGGAGTGGGGCCTCCGCATCTGCCAGGACTGGAAGAGCTGA
- the ARHGDIG gene encoding rho GDP-dissociation inhibitor 3 isoform X1 → MLGLDACELGAQLLELLRLALCARVLLTDKEGGQLPPDEVLDEAVPGYRAPGTKSLLEIQQLDPDDESLAKYKRVLLGSLPLAVDPSLPNVQVTRLTLMSEQAPGPMTMDLTGELAALKNQVFVLKEGVDYKVKITFKVNKEIVSGLKCLHHTYRRGLRVDKAVYMVGSYGPSTQEYEFVTPVEEAPRGALVRGAYVVTSFFTDDDRADHLSWEWGLRICQDWKS, encoded by the exons ATGCTGGGCCTGGACGCGTGCGAGCTGGGGGCGCAGCTGTTGGAACTGCTCCGGCTGGCGCTGTGCGCCCGAG TCCTTCTGACAGACAAAGAAGGGGGGCAGCTGCCACCAGATGAGGTGCTGGACGAGGCTGTGCCAGGGTACCGGGCCCCGGGGACGAAGAGCCTCCTAGAGATCCAGCAGCTGGACCCAGATGATGAGAGCCTGGCCAAGTACAAGCGGGTGCTTCTGGGGTCCCTGCCGCTAGCTGTGG ACCCAAGCCTGCCCAACGTACAGGTGACCAGGCTGACGCTGATGTCTGAGCAGGCTCCGGGGCCCATGACCATGGACCTCACAG GGGAGCTGGCTGCACTGAAGAACCAGGTGTTCGTCCTGAAGGAGGGCGTTGATTACAAAGTGAAGATTACTTTTAAG GTCAATAAGGAAATCGTCAGTGGCCTCAAGTGTCTGCATCACACCTACCGCAGGGGCCTGCGAG tggACAAGGCCGTGTACATGGTGGGCAGTTACGGCCCAAGCACCCAGGAGTACGAGTTTGTAACTCCAGTGGAAGAGGCGCCTCGGGGCGCACTGGTGAGGGGCGCCTATGTGGTCACATCCTTCTTCACTGACGACGACAGGGCAGACCACCTTTCCTGGGAGTGGGGCCTCCGCATCTGCCAGGACTGGAAGAGCTGA
- the PDIA2 gene encoding protein disulfide-isomerase A2 yields MDSWLLSVWLLLLLGASGLWGQSPGPGGPSEEPWKEVPEEDGILVLSNRTLGLALRDHPALLVEFYAPWCAHCKALAPEYIKAAALLAAESATARLAKVDGPSEPELTEEFAVTEYPTLKFFRDGNRTHPEEYTGPREAEGIAEWLRRRVGPSTTRLEDEKGAQALIDAQDVVVIGFFQDLQGEDVATFLALAQDALDMTFGLTDQPQLFQKFGLTKDTVVLFKKFDEGRADFPVDEELGLDQDDLSRFLLTHSMHLVTEYNSQTSPKIFGARILNHLLLFINQTLAPHQELLAGFREAAPPFRGKVLFVVVDVGADNSHVLQYFGLRAEEAPTLRFINMETTKKYMPADQGLVTAASVAAFCHSVLGGKVKPYLLSQEIPPDWDQHPVKTLVGKNFEQVAFDETKNVFIKFYAPWCTHCKEMAPTWEALAEKYRDHEDIIIAKLDATANELEAFPVHGFPTLKYFPAGQGQKVIDYRGARDLETLSKFLDNGGKLPEEELSEEPLAPFPETAANSTVKPKEEL; encoded by the exons ATGGACAGCTGGCTCCTGTCTGTGTGGTTACTGCTGCTGCTCGGGGCCTCGGGCCTAtgggggcagagcccagggcctgggggcccctCGGAGGAGCCCTGGAAGGAGGTTCCTGAGGAAGATGGGATCTTGGTGCTGAGCAACCGCACACTGGGCCTGGCTCTGCGGGACCACCCTGCCCTACTAGTGGAGTTCT ACGCCCCGTGGTGTGCACACTGCAAGGCACTGGCCCCAGAGTACATCAAGGCAGCTGCCCTGCTGGCAGCAGAGTCAGCCACAGCCAGGCTGGCCAAGGTGGATGGGCCTTCTGAGCCAGAGCTGACTGAAGAGTTTGCTGTGACAGAGTACCCCACACTCAAGTTCTTCCGTGATGGGAACCGCACACACCCGGAGGAGTATACTG GCCCCCGGGAGGCCGAGGGCATCGCTGAGTGGCTGAGGCGGCGGGTGGGTCCCAGCACTACACGTCTGGAGGATGAGAAGGGCGCCCAAGCATTGATAGATGCCCAGGACGTAGTGGTCATTGGCTTCTTCCAG GACCTGCAGGGTGAGGATGTGGCTACCTTCCTGGCTCTGGCCCAGGATGCTCTGGATATGACCTTTGGCCTCACCGACCAGCCGCAGCTCTTTCAGAAGTTTGGCCTCACTAAGGACACTGTGGTTCTTTTTAAGAAG TTTGACGAGGGACGGGCAGACTTCCCAGTGGATGAGGAGCTGGGCCTGGACCAGGATGATCTGTCCCGCTTCCTCCTCACGCACAGCATGCACCTGGTCACTGAGTACAACAGCCAG ACGTCCCCCAAGATCTTTGGGGCCAGGATCCTCAACCACTTGCTGCTGTTCATCAACCAAACGCTGGCCCCGCACCAGGAGCTACTGGCAGGCTTCAGGGAGGCGGCGCCTCCATTCAGGGGGAAG GTGCTGTTCGTGGTGGTGGATGTGGGTGCCGACAACAGCCACGTGCTACAGTACTTCGGGCTCAGAGCAGAGGAGGCCCCCACTCTGCGCTTCATCAACATGGAGACCACTAAGAAGTACATGCCTGCAGACCAGGGACTGGTCACTGCCGCCTCGGTAGCCGCCTTCTGCCATTCAGTCCTCGGTGGCAAGGTCAAG CCCTATCTTCTGAGCCAGGAGATCCCCCCTGACTGGGACCAGCATCCAGTCAAGACCCTCGTGGGCAAGAATTTTGAGCAGGTGGCTTTTGATGAAACCAAGAATGTGTTTATCAAGTTCT ATGCCCCCTGGTGTACCCACTGCAAGGAGATGGCACCGACCTGGGAGGCACTGGCTGAGAAGTACAGGGACCATGAGGACATCATCATTGCCAAGCTAGATGCCACGGCCAATGAGCTGGAAGCCTTCCCTGTGCATGGCTTCCCCACCCTTAAATACTTCCCAGCAGGGCAGGGTCAGAAG GTGATTGACTACAGAGGTGCCCGGGACCTGGAGACCCTCTCCAAGTTCCTGGACAATGGGGGCAAGCTACCTGAGGAGGAGCTCAGCGAGGAGCCCTTGGCCCCCTTCCCG GAGACGGCAGCCAATTCCACTGTGAAGCCCAAGGAGGAGCTGTAG